CGCTATAGCAAGCTTTAAGAACCAAGAAAGCAATACCATGAGGAGTGTAGCGATCAGGCCCCAACCCGCTCATATCTTCGCCAAGATGAGAATATGTGTTAATAATGGCACCAGGGCCCCCATGGCCTATGAACATGTATCCGTAAATATTCGCATCGCCAAGGTGGGTTGTGATATCATTATCAGTTACTCCAACATCGCTTACGACACGATATCCGTTGTTTTCCCAGTCAATTTTGGATTGGTTGGCAGCGGACATCCAGATACTGATAATAGACCAAGGAACCTGATCCATAACTTTTTGATTTCCAGAGTCGATAAAAATTGTGTTAGGAATAGAATATCGTTTGCAAGGTTCGGGCCTTGCGTCTGCTGGCTGCAACCACTTGTCATAATCTGAATAATCGAAGCGAATTAAATTGGCTAAATCCTGAAATGTGTCGGATGTGCTTGTTGCATAGGCAACCGTCCTTGGGTTTCCTTTTCTTGTGACAACCCATTTTAGCCCAAGAAAGTCTGTTTTGTTTACAGGATCATTTTGAAGTATTGCATAAATATTTGGTCCGTCCATTTCCCCAATCGGATCCCTGGATAACCATCGC
The DNA window shown above is from Verrucomicrobiota bacterium and carries:
- a CDS encoding RHS repeat-associated core domain-containing protein, producing the protein MNAVLKFMLAVIAASAFVTEAQAMRWYSPSTGRWLSRDPIGEMDGPNIYAILQNDPVNKTDFLGLKWVVTRKGNPRTVAYATSTSDTFQDLANLIRFDYSDYDKWLQPADARPEPCKRYSIPNTIFIDSGNQKVMDQVPWSIISIWMSAANQSKIDWENNGYRVVSDVGVTDNDITTHLGDANIYGYMFIGHGGPGAIINTYSHLGEDMSGLGPDRYTPHGIAFLVLKACYSADLVPVPRAKYRYNSWESNVSTKGRFIGYEGSVNTINDVFLWTSAPGKNNYPYSLGNR